The Desulfovibrio sp. genome has a window encoding:
- a CDS encoding Tim44 domain-containing protein yields the protein MRLILALAALLGALPERAALAADAVGTASKAALGALDIIFIGIAGYVLWRVISNIANRKKDDNDNGNTYDVPPEDDGDTQDPRERRSRAAQAAWEYLTGEQAKELHPELEAEKDLPGAFNEREFLRGAKMIYGRVKQSFAARDMADLRQFTSPDMMRQFEQMNSERPEREEVAVLLVDARVLDVKKTEKQTQVEVAYDATVSDDPKTKESRKVSEVWRFVRDETVKDGTWLLESMEKTQ from the coding sequence ATGCGCCTGATCCTGGCCCTCGCAGCCCTTTTGGGGGCATTGCCTGAACGCGCGGCCCTGGCGGCGGACGCCGTGGGCACGGCCAGCAAAGCGGCACTTGGGGCCTTGGACATCATCTTCATCGGCATTGCCGGATATGTGCTCTGGCGGGTGATCTCGAACATCGCCAACCGCAAGAAGGACGACAACGACAACGGCAACACGTACGACGTGCCTCCCGAGGACGATGGCGACACCCAGGACCCGCGCGAGCGCCGCAGCCGGGCCGCCCAGGCAGCCTGGGAATATTTGACCGGGGAGCAGGCCAAGGAGCTTCATCCTGAACTCGAAGCGGAAAAAGACCTTCCGGGAGCGTTCAACGAACGCGAATTCTTGCGCGGGGCCAAGATGATCTACGGCCGGGTGAAGCAGTCCTTTGCGGCGCGGGACATGGCGGATTTACGGCAGTTCACCTCGCCGGACATGATGCGCCAATTCGAGCAGATGAATTCCGAGCGCCCGGAAAGGGAAGAGGTGGCCGTGCTCTTGGTGGATGCCAGGGTGCTGGACGTGAAGAAAACTGAAAAGCAGACCCAGGTGGAGGTGGCCTACGACGCCACCGTGAGCGACGATCCCAAGACCAAGGAGTCCAGGAAGGTCAGCGAAGTCTGGCGCTTCGTGCGGGACGAGACGGTCAAGGATGGGACGTGGCTCTTGGAGAGCATGGAGAAGACGCAATAA
- a CDS encoding HD domain-containing protein — MIEKHISWFEEYVQGFLTGNPEDDGHLLLKREHSLKVLAEARAITSSLGLSGQLTSIAHLAALYHDAGRFPQYRTYKTFKDSLSANHAHLGAKALRSNPFLNDLGHDMRVLVLGSVAMHNRRDLPGGISPELDTVTRIVRDSDKLDITRIMLDYLRPGGKRSDVVTLHVIDDPERYSEAIVDQIRAGNMGDYALMRYENDFKLLLISWVFDLNFKASRRAFLERGHADELFDLLPRTEELTQLRNSIYAVLNR; from the coding sequence ATGATCGAAAAGCATATCAGTTGGTTTGAAGAGTATGTCCAGGGTTTTCTCACCGGAAACCCCGAGGACGACGGTCATTTGCTGCTCAAGCGGGAGCACTCCCTGAAAGTACTGGCCGAAGCCCGGGCAATCACCTCGTCGCTTGGCCTCTCCGGGCAATTGACCTCCATCGCCCATCTTGCCGCGCTCTACCACGATGCCGGGCGTTTTCCCCAATACCGAACCTATAAGACGTTCAAGGATTCACTCTCGGCCAACCACGCCCACCTCGGGGCAAAGGCCTTGCGTTCGAACCCGTTTCTTAATGATCTTGGGCATGATATGCGCGTGCTGGTCCTTGGTTCTGTGGCCATGCACAATCGGCGAGACCTGCCAGGAGGCATATCCCCCGAGCTGGATACTGTAACCCGCATCGTGCGCGACAGCGACAAATTAGACATCACCCGGATCATGCTCGACTACCTGCGCCCGGGCGGAAAGCGCTCCGATGTGGTCACCCTGCACGTCATCGACGATCCGGAGCGCTACTCCGAGGCCATTGTCGACCAGATCCGCGCAGGGAACATGGGCGACTACGCCCTCATGCGCTATGAAAACGACTTCAAGCTGCTGCTCATAAGCTGGGTTTTCGACTTGAACTTCAAGGCCTCCCGCCGTGCTTTTCTGGAAAGGGGTCATGCCGACGAGCTGTTCGATCTGCTGCCGCGAACCGAGGAGTTGACGCAACTAAGAAACAGCATTTATGCAGTGCTTAATCGGTAA
- a CDS encoding response regulator codes for MKALVVEDDFASRKLLQKILAPYGEVDIAVNGVEAIEAFTKSLEEGAPYELILMDIMMPEMDGQTALKNIRAIERERNITSMQEAKVIMTTALDDPKNVVEAYYKGGASSYVPKPIDKQMLLHLLKNLGLIS; via the coding sequence ATGAAAGCTCTCGTGGTTGAAGACGATTTCGCCAGCAGGAAACTGCTGCAAAAAATATTAGCCCCTTACGGTGAAGTGGACATTGCGGTCAACGGAGTGGAGGCCATAGAGGCCTTCACCAAATCCCTGGAGGAAGGAGCCCCCTACGAGCTCATCCTCATGGACATCATGATGCCCGAGATGGACGGCCAGACGGCGCTCAAGAACATCCGCGCCATCGAGCGGGAGCGCAACATCACCTCCATGCAGGAAGCGAAGGTTATCATGACCACCGCCCTGGACGACCCCAAGAACGTGGTGGAAGCCTACTACAAGGGCGGCGCCTCCTCCTACGTGCCCAAACCCATCGACAAACAGATGCTCCTGCATCTTCTTAAAAACCTGGGGCTTATTTCCTAA